Genomic segment of Candidatus Chlorohelix allophototropha:
TTTGCCGCACCTTTTCTTCGTGGCAGGAGGTGCGCCTGCGGTAGAGAATGCCCTTAAAACCGCCTTTGATTGGAAGGTGCGCAAGAATTTTGCAAAAGGCTATGCCTATGAAAAAGGGCATAAGGTATTGCATTTCAAAGAGGCTTTTCACGGGCGTTTGGGCTATACGATAAGCCTGACCAATACCGCCGACCCGCGCAAATATATGTATTTCCCGCGCTTTGATTGGCCCCGCGTAGATAACCCGAAACTCGAATTTCCGGTGGATGCTTCGTTGGCGGAGGCGCGCGAAGCGGAATCGTTGTTGCAAATAAAAGAAGCTTTTGAGCGCAACCCTGATGATATTGCCGCTATTATTATTGAGCCGATTCAGGGCGAGGGGGGCGACAATCATTTCCGCCCTGAATTCTTCAGGGCGTTGCGCCACGTAGCGGATGAGTATGAAGCCATGCTCATTTTCGATGAAGTGCAAACCGGAATCGGTATTACCGGCACAATGTGGGCGCACCAACAACTCGGTGCAAAACCGGATATTCTGGTCTTTGGTAAGAAAACGCAAGTGTGCGGTATTGCCGTGTCTAGTCGGGTGGATGAGGTGGAACACAACGTTTTTGTGGAACATAGCCGCATCAACAGTACATGGGGCGGAAATCTGGTGGATATGGTGCGCGGACAACGCTATCTTGAGATTATCCACGCCGAACGATTGGTGGAGAATGCACGGATAATGGGCGAGTATTTTCTTGGAAAATTGCAGGAGCTTGAGGAGAAAGACGCACCGATTGGCAATGTGCGGGGTAGAGGTTTGTTCATTGCTTTTGACCTGACCGATATGGCTGCCCGCAATAAGCTGATTAAGGACGCTTATGACAACGATTTACTGCTACTGCAAAGCGGCATCTGTTCTATCCGTTTGCGCCCACATTTAGACATCAAAAAAGAGGCGATTGACCACGCGCTGGGAATTCTCGAACAACTCTGGCATCTTCGCTAACAAATAAAAAAGGAGACGCTTCTTTGCGCCTCCTCTTTTTTATTTCAGGATAATTAGTGGGTGAACTGAGCTTCTTCGGTCGAACCGTGCAAAGCGGTAGTTGAGGAAGTACCGCCGGAAATTACTTGAGCCACCTCATCGAAGTAGCCAGTACCAACCTCGCGCTGGTGCTTAACAGCGGTGTAGCCATGATCTTCAGCTGAGAACTCCGCCTGTTGCAACTTGGAGTAGGCTGCCATGCCACTTTCCTTGTAACCACGCGCCAGTTCAAACATGCTGTAGTTCAGAGCGTGGAAACCGGCGAGGGTGACGAACTGGAACTTGTAACCCATCTTGCCCAATTCTATTTGGAAGTTCGCAATAGTGGCTTCGTCCAGTTTCTTCTTCCAGTTGAAGGAAGGTGAGCAGTTGTACGCGAGCAACTTGCCGGGGAACTGTTCGTGAATTGCTTCGGCAAACATACGGGCTTCTTCAAGGTTCGGTTCGGAAGTCTCGCACCACACCAAATCGGCGTAAGGAGCATAAGCCAAACCGCGTGCAATTGCTGCGCCAAGTCCGCCCTTAATGCGATAGAAGCCTTCCGCAGTGCGTTCGCCCGTTACGAACGGTTTGTCGTAAGGGTCAATGTCGCTGGTAATCAGGAAAGCGCCGTTAGCATCGGTGCGCGCAATCAGAAGGGTGGGTACTCCCATCACGTCCATTGCAAAACGTGCCGAAATGAGGTTGCGAACGGCTTGTTGGCTAGGAAGTAACACCTTACCGCCCATGTGTCCGCATTTTTTCTCAGATGCCAACTGATCTTCAAGGTGTACGCCTGCTGCGCCAGCTTCAATCATCGCTTTTGCCAGTTCGAATACATTGAGAGGACCACCGAAGCCAGCTTCGGCATCTGCAATAATGGGGGCGAACCAGTGAATATCGTCTCTGCCTTCAGAAGTGTAGATTTCATCGGCGCGTTGTAGAGCTTGATTAATGCGCTTTACAACGTGCGGTACACTGTTAGCCGGGTAGAGGCTTTGGTCAGGATACATGTTTCCCGACAAGTTAGCATCTGCCGCAACCTGCCAACCGCTCAGGTAAATGGCTTTAAGCCCGGCTTTAACCTGCTGAACTGCCTGATTTCCGGTGAGTGCACCCAATGCTGGTACGAAATCGTCTGTGTGCAGCAACTCCCACAATCTAGCTGCGCCCAATCGTGCCAGTGTATGCTCTACCTGTATTGATCCACGTAACCGCACTACGTCAGCGGCGGTGTAAGGGCGTTTAATGCCTGCCCAGCGGCTATCTTCCGCCCAGCTTTTCTCTAACTCGGCGATGGCTTGTTCTTGTTTGTAGTTTCGGTGACCGTTGGAATTGCTGTTAGCCATTTAAAACCTCTCCTTTTTGCTTCTTTGCAAATATCCTATTCCCCAAAGGTTTCTTTGAGGATAAATATGCTGATAGTTTTGCCAGTTTAATGAACTTATTTCTCCGATTGTCAATGAATCGGAAAAGCAGTATTGTGTTTGTTAAACCATTGATTTATGCAATTAGTGCCATAAGATTTATCTATGGTAATGACGTTTATAATTAACATTACCTATCAATAACTATAATCACAAAATCACATGGAATCAAGAGAATCATAGGTGAATGGTATAGAATTGCCTGTGAATGGTAATTTGAGGTCTTTGAGCTGTTATATTTAGCGAAAACAAGCTTTAAATAAAATTATATTCTGTGCACCAACCTATTTTCACGGCACTATATTTTGCGAAATGGTACAATATCACTTATGGATAAGTTAAAAATTCTTTTTATGGGTACTCCTGAATTTGGCGCTACGATACTGTATGCTCTGGCAACTGCCCCCCATTTAGAGGTTACGGGCGTGGTTACTCAACCTGACCGTCCTGCCGGTAGAAAAAACCAACTTAGCCCGCCACCCGTTAAAGTAGCCGCTCAGGAACTTGGTCTTCCTTTGATGCAGGTTGAGCGTTTGCGCAACCCTGCCGTTCAGGCGCAGTTGTTAGAATTTAGCGCAGGCGCGGAGATATTTGTGGTGGCAGCGTTTGGTTTGATTTTGTCGGTTGCCGTTTTGAATATGCCACGATTGGGTTGTATTAATGTGCATGGTTCTTTACTACCAGAATATCGGGGAGCCTCTCCGGTGGCGCAGGCTATTTTGGATGGGAAAACCGAAACGGGTGTCACGATAATGTTGATGGAAAAGGGGCTGGATACCGGTCCTATGCTCAGCAAAGTGGCAATTCCAATTGAGCCTGAAGATACCCAACCCAGCTTGATGGATAAATTGGCTAAATCTGGCGCCACCTTGTTGCTGGATACTTTACCGCGCTGGGTAGCAGGTCAAATTATTCCTGAGAAGCAGGACGATACATACGCTAGTATTACGGGCATTATCAAGAAGGAATATGGCTTGATAGATTGGAACAAAACCGTTGCAAGTATCGTATGTATGATTCGCGCCTACTATCCGTGGCCCGGAACCTATACTTTCTGGCAAGGACAAAACTTGAAGATAATCGGAGCAACTGCCTTTCAGGAGAAAGTAGCCGAAAGCGCTACACCGGGAACCGTACTTCTGGCACGAGTTGAAGGAAAAGAATGTGTTTTGATTGCTACTGGTAAGGGCTGGCTTGCGCCCCGTGAGTTACAATTACCCGGAAAAAAGGCTATACCGGCATTAGAATTTGTAAAAGGACAACGCGCAATTATCGGAGCAAGGCTTGGAGATGGGCAAGAAGCTTAATTTGTGGCGGCATCTGTTGAATTTTGGTTTATGGGTGTTGTGTTTAGGCATAGGCTACTTTGTTTTGGTCGGCATTACTTATGGCATAGGTGGTATTCCTGAGATTTTCGGTGCAACCGGTGAGAGCTTACAATGGTGGGGGTGGGGTTTAAGACTTGTTATTGCCCTTATATTCGGTTTTGCTACCTTCTGGCTGCTTTTCCATCCAATCAGGGCGCGTCGGGCTGTAGTTACCTTTGTAAAAACTCTATATAGACGATTTATACCAATTAAAAAAGCTGAAACGCCCCCTGTTTCAGAGGCTGCTAACAACGTTAGTGAAATAAAACCAATCAGCCGTCGTCGTTTTGTGGCGGAAAGCGCTGCTTTGACCGCTTTTACGGGCTATAGCTTTTTTGCTGAAGCCAATGGCTGGACAGTTAACCGGATTGAACTCAACCTGCGGGATTTACCTTCCGCTTTCGAAGGCTTTATCATCGCCCAGATCACCGATATTCATATTGATTCTTATTCTACCCCACAAGATGTAAGCAGGTTCGTGGCTAGGGTAAATTCATTCAAGCCTGATCTTACAGTTGTGACTGGTGATTTCATTTCCAGAGGAACTTATTATTTCGATATGGCGGCGGAAACCCTCGGTAAGTTACAGGATGGGGCGCGTATGGGGGTTTACGGGGTAAGCGGTAATCACGATTTCTGGTCTGAAAGTGATTTAGGACGCTTTCAGACGGCTTTAAAGAAAAACGGGATTCCATTAATTCGCAATAGCGCTACTGAATTAAAGCTGAACGGGGATAGCCTTTGGCTGCTTGGTACGGATGATAGCACCACCCATAATGCTGATTGGGGCAAAACAATCAAATCGCTGGGCTATCGGACGGTAGAAGAGGCACAAAAAGATACACGCGCTAAAATTTTGCTATCCCATAACCCCAATTTTACCCAACAGGTAAAAGATACTGACAACTGCTTGATGTTGAGCGGTCATACGCATGGTGGGCAAGTTTATCTACCGGGGGTGATGGATTTGGTGATGCAACCGATTTTTCCGCGCTACCGGGGTTTATATCAGATTGGTGAGTTCCAGCTTTATGTGAATAATGGGTACGGTACGGTTGGTCCCCCCTTGCGCTTCCTGACTCGCCCTGAAATTACACTTATCCGATTAACTAGAAAGTCCTAGCCTAAATGTACCATCAAAATTCACTGAAAATAGGTCAAAAGTCATATTTCAAATGTAACCTATGTCTCTTTGTTTCGTAATGTTATATGCATATACTTATATTATGATAAAAACGGTACTTATTCTGGAATATGTAGATAGTGGAAAGAGTATAAAGCGCAATTAAAGTCAAGAAAAATCCACAAACGTTTACCAAATGTTGACTTTCGACAAGCGTTTAAAAACTATAATAGTTGTTATCAAACAGAAATTAGTTATTTTAACAATTAAGTAGTAAAAAGAAATTTAGTACAAAGAAAAGGTGGATATTATGGAAAATTTTAAGAACTACGGTACTAATGAAAGTTCAGATACGGAAATAGATGAGATTCACACTGTTGGCGAAAACCTCGACCTGAAAGGTGGTCAGGTAGTAAATGCGCCAGATTTT
This window contains:
- the lat gene encoding L-lysine 6-transaminase, producing the protein MAKTVERNAAEPIAGNVAQSVHISPDEVHTTLSRHMLADGYSFVYDHRKSEGSYLVDAKSGKRYLDLFSFYASSPLSHNHPGMKDPAFRERLLDVALINPANPDVYTVEMAEFVETFTSLAIPNYLPHLFFVAGGAPAVENALKTAFDWKVRKNFAKGYAYEKGHKVLHFKEAFHGRLGYTISLTNTADPRKYMYFPRFDWPRVDNPKLEFPVDASLAEAREAESLLQIKEAFERNPDDIAAIIIEPIQGEGGDNHFRPEFFRALRHVADEYEAMLIFDEVQTGIGITGTMWAHQQLGAKPDILVFGKKTQVCGIAVSSRVDEVEHNVFVEHSRINSTWGGNLVDMVRGQRYLEIIHAERLVENARIMGEYFLGKLQELEEKDAPIGNVRGRGLFIAFDLTDMAARNKLIKDAYDNDLLLLQSGICSIRLRPHLDIKKEAIDHALGILEQLWHLR
- the aceA gene encoding isocitrate lyase; translation: MANSNSNGHRNYKQEQAIAELEKSWAEDSRWAGIKRPYTAADVVRLRGSIQVEHTLARLGAARLWELLHTDDFVPALGALTGNQAVQQVKAGLKAIYLSGWQVAADANLSGNMYPDQSLYPANSVPHVVKRINQALQRADEIYTSEGRDDIHWFAPIIADAEAGFGGPLNVFELAKAMIEAGAAGVHLEDQLASEKKCGHMGGKVLLPSQQAVRNLISARFAMDVMGVPTLLIARTDANGAFLITSDIDPYDKPFVTGERTAEGFYRIKGGLGAAIARGLAYAPYADLVWCETSEPNLEEARMFAEAIHEQFPGKLLAYNCSPSFNWKKKLDEATIANFQIELGKMGYKFQFVTLAGFHALNYSMFELARGYKESGMAAYSKLQQAEFSAEDHGYTAVKHQREVGTGYFDEVAQVISGGTSSTTALHGSTEEAQFTH
- the fmt gene encoding methionyl-tRNA formyltransferase, which translates into the protein MDKLKILFMGTPEFGATILYALATAPHLEVTGVVTQPDRPAGRKNQLSPPPVKVAAQELGLPLMQVERLRNPAVQAQLLEFSAGAEIFVVAAFGLILSVAVLNMPRLGCINVHGSLLPEYRGASPVAQAILDGKTETGVTIMLMEKGLDTGPMLSKVAIPIEPEDTQPSLMDKLAKSGATLLLDTLPRWVAGQIIPEKQDDTYASITGIIKKEYGLIDWNKTVASIVCMIRAYYPWPGTYTFWQGQNLKIIGATAFQEKVAESATPGTVLLARVEGKECVLIATGKGWLAPRELQLPGKKAIPALEFVKGQRAIIGARLGDGQEA
- a CDS encoding metallophosphoesterase, with protein sequence MGKKLNLWRHLLNFGLWVLCLGIGYFVLVGITYGIGGIPEIFGATGESLQWWGWGLRLVIALIFGFATFWLLFHPIRARRAVVTFVKTLYRRFIPIKKAETPPVSEAANNVSEIKPISRRRFVAESAALTAFTGYSFFAEANGWTVNRIELNLRDLPSAFEGFIIAQITDIHIDSYSTPQDVSRFVARVNSFKPDLTVVTGDFISRGTYYFDMAAETLGKLQDGARMGVYGVSGNHDFWSESDLGRFQTALKKNGIPLIRNSATELKLNGDSLWLLGTDDSTTHNADWGKTIKSLGYRTVEEAQKDTRAKILLSHNPNFTQQVKDTDNCLMLSGHTHGGQVYLPGVMDLVMQPIFPRYRGLYQIGEFQLYVNNGYGTVGPPLRFLTRPEITLIRLTRKS